The Deltaproteobacteria bacterium genome segment CACCTCGTTGGTGATAGACGTTTGCGCCACAAACATTCTATCTCCCTGATTCGTCAGGCCAACGAGGTTTTATCGTTTGTTAGGCGGTGGATCTTGGGCGTTCAATGCTAGCGGGAACGTTTGGCGTGATCGGCGGGATTCCCATATAATGCATTCCCGATGCTCCCGCCGGCCCGCATGATCCTCGCCTCCGAGTCACCCCGCCGTCGGGAGCTTCTCGCCGCCGTCGGCGTTCCGTTCCGCGTGGTCCCGTCGGGGGTCGACGAAATTCCGCGCCCCGGCGAGTCTCCGGCGAGGTTCGTCCGCCGGGCCGCTCTCGACAAGGGGGAGGCGGTGGCGGTGCGGCACCCGTCGTCCTTCGTCCTGTCGGCGGACACGATCGTGGTGGCGGACGGGCGGATCCTCGGAAAGCCCCGGGACCGCGCGGAGGCGAGGCGGATGCTCTCGCGCCTCGCCGGCCGCGAGCACAGGGTGTACACGGCGATTTGCCTCCTTTGTCGCGAGCGCGGCTTCCGGGACCTCCGCACTGAGGTGACCCGGGTGCGATTCCGCCCCCTCACGGCGGCGGAGGTCGCGGGCTACGCCCGCACGGGGGAGTGCGACGACAAGGCGGGGGCGTACGCGGCGCAGGGGGCGGGGATGCTGCTCATCGACCGGGTCGCGGGGTCGTTCTCGAACGTGGTGGGCCTTCCGATGACCCGCGTCGTGGCGATGCTCGCGCGGGCGGGGCTGATCCGGGTCACGCGCAGCGGCCCGGCCTGGTACGCCTTCGCGGGTGGGGCGCGATGAGCCCCCCGGGGGGGCCTCCGGGCGAGGGTGCACCGATCGGGGAACGGGCGGCGTGGGTGCGGGACCGGATCGCGGAAGCCGTGCGACGGTCGGGGCGGCCGGCCGGTTCGGTGAAGCTGGTCGCGGTTTCGAAGACCCGGCCGCTCGCGCGGATCCTCGAGGCGCATGCGGCGGGGCTGTCGGTGTTCGGCGAAAATTACGTCCAGGAGGCGGAGGAGAAGATCCCGGGGCTCCCCGGCGCCGAATGGCACCTGATCGGCCGTCTGCAGGGGAACAAGGTTCGCAGGGCGGTCGCCCTGTTCTCCTGGATCCAGACGGTGGATTCCGCCAGGCGCCTCCGCGAGATCTCGCGTTGTGCCGCGGAGTCCGGGAAGACGGCACGGGTCCTGATCGAGGTCAATGTCGGCGGCGAGGGGAGCAAGGCGGGGGCCGCCCCCGGCGATCTGCGCGCGATTCTCGACGCTTCCGCCGGACTCCCCGGGGTGCGGGTGGAGGGATTCATGGCGATCCCGCCGTTCTCCGCCGACCCCGAGGGGAGCCGGCCTCACTTCGCGCGGCTGCGGGAACTGCGGGACACGCTGACACGGGAAATCCCCGGCGCGGCGCTCGGGGAGTTGTCGATGGGGATGTCCAACGATTTCGAACAGGCGATCGGGGAAGGGGCGACGATGGTCCGCGTGGGGACCGCGATCTTCGGAAGCCGACAGGGGAGGGGCTGATATCATGGCGCTCGGATTTCTCGGTGCGGGAAACATGGGGGAGGCGATGATCCGCGGCCTGCTCTTCGCGAAACTGCGCTCCCCGGAGCAGGTCGTGGTGTACGACGCGGCGCCGGGCCGGGGAGAGGATCTGCGCCGCCGGTTCGGGGTCGTCGTCGCCCGTTCCGTGGAGGAACTGCTGCGCGCCTGCGACACGGTGGTGGTCGCCGTGAAGCCGCAGGTCCTGTCGTCCGTCCTGTCCGGGATCTCCCGGGACGCGGCGCGGGGGAAGACGTTCGTCTCCATCGTGGCGGGCGCGAAGATCGCCCTCTACGAGAAGGCGCTCGGGGAGGGCGCGAAGGTCGTGCGGACGATGCCCAACACGCCGGCGCTCGTCGGGATGGGGAGCACCGGGATCTACTTCCCGCCCGTGGTCGACGCGGCGACCCGGCAGGAGGTCCTCGCCCTGTTCTCCTCCTTCGGGACGGTGGCCGAGATGCCCCGCGAGGAGCTGCTCGACGTGGTGACCGCGCTCTCCGGTTCCGGTCCCGCCTACGCGTTCCTCTTCCTCGAGGCGCTGGCGGACGGCGCGGTGCGGGCGGGGATGGGGCGGGCCGAGGCCTCGCTCCTCGCGGCCTCGACCCTCGAGGGAGCGGCGCGGATGGTCCGTGAGACGGGGAAGCACCCCGCCGAACTCAAGGACATGGTGATGTCCCCGGGGGGGACGACGGCCGCCGGGGTCGCCGCGCTGGAGCGCGGGGCCTTCCGGGCGACGGTGATGGACGCGGTGCTGTCCGCGTGGCAGCGGTGCCGCGAGCTTTCGGGCTGAAAGGGGGAGGAAAGGGATGTTCGTGGCGAGGAACCTGGTCGACGCGCTGGCGACGATCATCGACTATGCGTTGTGGGCCTACATGTGGGCGTTCATCCTTCGCGCCGTGCTGTCGTGGGTCCGCCCCGATCCGTACAACCCGATCGTCCGCGGCCTCTATGCGGTGACCGAACCGGTCCTCTCCCGCCTGCGCCGGAAACTCCCGCTGTTCGCCGGCTCCATCGACTTCGCGCCGATGGTCGCGATCCTCGTCATCATCTTCCTGCAGCGGTTCGTCGTGCGGACGCTGTTCGACCTCGCCCTAAGGATGCCGTGAGCCGCACGGACGGCCCCTCCGCCACTGTGTCTGTCCGCGTCGTCCCGCGCTCCTCGAAAGAGGGGGTGGCCGGGTTCGAGGGAGGCGTCGTGCGGATCCGCCTCAACGCCCCTCCGGTCGAGGGACAGGCCAACGTGGCCCTCGTCCGCTTTCTCTCGAAGGCGCTGGGAGTTCCGAAAAGCCGCATCGCGTTGGTCACGGGCGAGAGGGGACGCAACAAGATCGTCCGCGTCGACGGCATCACCCACGAGGCGCTGTTGGCCGCCCTCGGTTTATAGACCCCCTCACTCCACCCGGTGGATCCACCGATGGCGGTCCTCGATCTCCCCGTACTGGATCCCCGTGATCTCCCGGAAGAGGCGCAGGGAAAGTTCCCCCGTCCGGCCCCCGTTGACCTGGACCTCCTGCCCGTGGCAGGAGAAGGAACCGACCGGGGAGATGACCGCCGCCGTCCCCGAGCCGAAGGCCTCCGAGAGCGTTCCGTCCGCGGCGCCCTTCAGGACTTCATCGATCTCCACGGGGCGCTCCGCCACCGGGATCTTCCACTCCCGCGCAAGCGTGAGGACGGTGTCCCGCGTCACTCCGGGCAGGATCGACCCGGAGAGCGGGGGGGTGACCAGTTCGCCGCGGAGCACGAAGAAGATGTTCATCGTCCCCACCTCTTCCACGAAACGGCGGTGCTCGGCGTCCAGCCAGAGGACCTGATCGAACCCCTGCGTCTTCGCGTTCTTTGCCGCGAGGAGGCTCGCCGCGTAGTTGCCCCCCGTTTTCGCTTCCCCCGTCCCCCCGCGGGCCGCCCGCACATACGTCTCCTCGACGAGGATGCGGACGGGGTCGAACCCCCGCGCGTAGTACGCCCCCACCGGGCCGGTGATGATGAAAAAGAGGACCTCCGCCGCCGGGCGAACGCCCAGCCCCGCTTCGGTTCCGATCATCGTGGGGCGGATGTACAGGGAGGCCCCCTCGTCCCTCGGGATCCACTCCCGGTCGAGCCGCACCAGGGCCCGGAGGGCGGCGAGCTGGTCTTCGACCGGGATCTCCGGCAGGCACATGCGCGCCGCCGAGCGGTTCAGGCGCTCCGCGTTCTTCTCCGGACGGAACAGGTAGACGGCGCCGTCCCGCGCGTAGTACGCCTTCATCCCCTCGAAGATTTCCTGCCCGTAGTGCAGGACCATCGCGGAAGGGGCGAGCGACAGCGGCCCGAATGGGACGATGCGCGCGTTTCCCCATCCCTTTCCCGACGCGTAGTCCATCAGGAACATGTGGTCCGAGAAGTGGTTTCCGAACCCGAGCTTTTCGCCGCTTTTCGGCTTCTGCCTCCTGCGGTTTTCCGGCGCCTGCGTCACCGTGATCTGCATCCCCTCTCCCTTCCCGCCCTCCCCGGGCCGAGTTCCCTTCGGTGCGCGGGGAAAGACCCGCGCGCGGAAAATAGTTATACCGCAAACCCGCCGATCCGGAAAGACGCTCCGACACAGGGGAATCCGCTTTCGGTTCGGCGGGCCGGCGTGTAAAATGACGGAACGGAACGACAGATCCTGTTTCGGACGGAAAGGAGCGGCAAGGATGAAGAGACGGCTTGCGATGGCGATGTGCGGCGTGGTCGCGCTCTCGGGGGCGGCGTTCGCGGCGGACGCTCCGGAGCTGAAAGGCGACAAGGAGAAGCTCAGCTACAGCATCGGGATGGACATCGGGGGGAACCTGAAGCGGGGATCCGTCGAAATCGATCCGGACCTGCTGGCGAAAGGGTTTAAGGACAGCTACGGCGGCGGGAAAACCCTCCTCACGGAGGGCGAGGCTCGCCAGGCGATCACGACGTTACAGAAGACACTGATGTCGAAGCAGACCGAGACGTTGCGGAAACTCGGGGAGAAGAACAAGACGGAGGGAGAAAAGTTCCTTGCCGAGAACGCGACGAGAGAAGGGGTGAAGACCCTCCCGAGCGGACTCCAGTACAGGGAGATCGCGCCCGGCACGGGGAAAAGCCCGAAGACCACGGACACGGTGACGACCCATTACAAGGGGACGCTGATCGACGGGACGGAGTTCGACAGCTCCTACAAGAGCGGACAGCCCGCCACCTTCGATCTCTCGGGGGGGCTGATCCCCGGCTGGATCGAGGCCCTTCAGTTGATGAAGGAAGGGGCCAAATGGCAGCTGTTCGTGCCGTCCAATCTGGCGTATGGCGAAAGGGGCCGGAGGCCATTGATCGGACCCAATGCCACGCTGATCTTCGAGATGGAGCTGATCTCGGTGAAGTGAGCCGGATCGAACGCGGGAGGGGGGCGGCGTGAACCGCTGGTTCCGCGTCGCCGGCGGCGTGGGCTTGAACCTTTGCCTGGGCGCCGCGTACGTGTACAGCGTGTTTCTCACCCCCCTCCAGCGCGAGTTCGGCTGGACGCGCTCGGAGCTCTCCGTCGCATTCACCCTTTCGATCGCCTTCATCGCCGTGGGTGTGCTGGTCGGGGGGCGGTGGCAGGACCGCCGGGGTCCCGCCGCCGTCTCCCTCGCCGGCGCGCTTCTCTTCTCCGCGGGGATCTTCCTCTCCCGCTACACCGACTCGCTGGCATGGTTATACGGCTGCTACGGCGTCGTGGTGGGGCTGGGCAGCGGCATCGGCTACACGTGCCCCCTCTCCGTCGGGATGAAGTGGTTCCCCGAGCGGCGGGGGCTGGTCACGGGAATGATGGTGATGGGATACGGGGCGGGGGGCGCGGTGATCGCCCCGCTGGCGGGGTACATGATCCACCGCTTCGGGTGGCGCGACACCTTCGGCATCCTCGGCGCGGGGTTCCTGGCGGTGACGGTGGCCGGCTCGATGTTCCTGCGGAACCCGCCGGAAGGGTGGCGCCCTCCGGGATGGAGCCCTCCGGCGGCGGAGAAGGGAGCGGCGCGGGGCGGCCGGGATTTCCTCCCGCGGGAGATGGTGGGCACCGGCGCCTTCCGAAGGATGTGGATCGCCTACGCCTTCGGCACCGCGGCGGGACTGATGGTGATCGGGCATCTCGCGGCCTTCGCGCTGGGGGCGGGGTTCTCCGCCCGCGATGCCGCCCTCTCCGTGGGGGTGCTTTCGGTGGGGAACGGGTGCGGGCGGATCGCCTCCGGGTGGATGTCGGATCACATCGGACGCGTCCGGACGCTCACCTTGGCGATGGGTGCGACCGCCCTGCTCCTCTTCCTCGCCCCCGGGGTTTCCACCGTGCCGCTGCTCTTTGCCGCCGTCTTCCTCATCGGATACTGCTACGGCTCGCAGCTCGCCGTCTTCCCGTCGACGACCGCCGACTTCTTCGGGATGCGCAACCTCGGGAACAACTACGGCCTCTTGCTGACGGCATGGGGGGTGGCCGGGATCATCGGCCCGATGGCGGGGGGATGGATCTTCGACGCCACCCACGGCTACGCCGCGGCGTTCCGGATCGCGGCCCTCCTTGCGGTCGCTGCCGCCGCGGTGGTCGCAACGGTCAAGGCGCCCCCTGCGGGAGATTCCTTGCCTCCGAAGGTTCGCAGAGTCGCCGCCGCCGTCCTGATACTTTTGTGCGTTCCCGCATTCTCCTCCGCCGGCGAATTGTACCCGATCCCGACGGACCCGTCGTCATCCG includes the following:
- a CDS encoding MFS transporter; translated protein: MNRWFRVAGGVGLNLCLGAAYVYSVFLTPLQREFGWTRSELSVAFTLSIAFIAVGVLVGGRWQDRRGPAAVSLAGALLFSAGIFLSRYTDSLAWLYGCYGVVVGLGSGIGYTCPLSVGMKWFPERRGLVTGMMVMGYGAGGAVIAPLAGYMIHRFGWRDTFGILGAGFLAVTVAGSMFLRNPPEGWRPPGWSPPAAEKGAARGGRDFLPREMVGTGAFRRMWIAYAFGTAAGLMVIGHLAAFALGAGFSARDAALSVGVLSVGNGCGRIASGWMSDHIGRVRTLTLAMGATALLLFLAPGVSTVPLLFAAVFLIGYCYGSQLAVFPSTTADFFGMRNLGNNYGLLLTAWGVAGIIGPMAGGWIFDATHGYAAAFRIAALLAVAAAAVVATVKAPPAGDSLPPKVRRVAAAVLILLCVPAFSSAGELYPIPTDPSSSGASPGAPPPVVITFSDNTNVTDRVERNLRWKNAAVIGGVTLAVGAYGAKHWWDVSSSFGTRNEGWFAQGTYAGGADKLGHVFTTYAGTRMLARVFEGIGNSPEHSLRLAGWTSLGVFTGVEVMDGFSSRWRFSYEDVVFNAAGVALALLLERHPSIDALLDFRLLYERSDDDRLRGKTSPTGDYSGQTYLLVFKADGVPQLRNVPLVRYLELLVGYGARGYEIQRDPHRLVYYGVGINLSRVLGDTLFRGDLKGGKVQGATDTLLELFEVPGTAALTDHRL
- a CDS encoding branched-chain amino acid aminotransferase translates to MQITVTQAPENRRRQKPKSGEKLGFGNHFSDHMFLMDYASGKGWGNARIVPFGPLSLAPSAMVLHYGQEIFEGMKAYYARDGAVYLFRPEKNAERLNRSAARMCLPEIPVEDQLAALRALVRLDREWIPRDEGASLYIRPTMIGTEAGLGVRPAAEVLFFIITGPVGAYYARGFDPVRILVEETYVRAARGGTGEAKTGGNYAASLLAAKNAKTQGFDQVLWLDAEHRRFVEEVGTMNIFFVLRGELVTPPLSGSILPGVTRDTVLTLAREWKIPVAERPVEIDEVLKGAADGTLSEAFGSGTAAVISPVGSFSCHGQEVQVNGGRTGELSLRLFREITGIQYGEIEDRHRWIHRVE
- a CDS encoding FKBP-type peptidyl-prolyl cis-trans isomerase — translated: MKRRLAMAMCGVVALSGAAFAADAPELKGDKEKLSYSIGMDIGGNLKRGSVEIDPDLLAKGFKDSYGGGKTLLTEGEARQAITTLQKTLMSKQTETLRKLGEKNKTEGEKFLAENATREGVKTLPSGLQYREIAPGTGKSPKTTDTVTTHYKGTLIDGTEFDSSYKSGQPATFDLSGGLIPGWIEALQLMKEGAKWQLFVPSNLAYGERGRRPLIGPNATLIFEMELISVK
- a CDS encoding Maf family protein is translated as MLPPARMILASESPRRRELLAAVGVPFRVVPSGVDEIPRPGESPARFVRRAALDKGEAVAVRHPSSFVLSADTIVVADGRILGKPRDRAEARRMLSRLAGREHRVYTAICLLCRERGFRDLRTEVTRVRFRPLTAAEVAGYARTGECDDKAGAYAAQGAGMLLIDRVAGSFSNVVGLPMTRVVAMLARAGLIRVTRSGPAWYAFAGGAR
- the proC gene encoding pyrroline-5-carboxylate reductase produces the protein MALGFLGAGNMGEAMIRGLLFAKLRSPEQVVVYDAAPGRGEDLRRRFGVVVARSVEELLRACDTVVVAVKPQVLSSVLSGISRDAARGKTFVSIVAGAKIALYEKALGEGAKVVRTMPNTPALVGMGSTGIYFPPVVDAATRQEVLALFSSFGTVAEMPREELLDVVTALSGSGPAYAFLFLEALADGAVRAGMGRAEASLLAASTLEGAARMVRETGKHPAELKDMVMSPGGTTAAGVAALERGAFRATVMDAVLSAWQRCRELSG
- a CDS encoding DUF167 domain-containing protein, which translates into the protein MSRTDGPSATVSVRVVPRSSKEGVAGFEGGVVRIRLNAPPVEGQANVALVRFLSKALGVPKSRIALVTGERGRNKIVRVDGITHEALLAALGL
- a CDS encoding YggS family pyridoxal phosphate-dependent enzyme, yielding MSPPGGPPGEGAPIGERAAWVRDRIAEAVRRSGRPAGSVKLVAVSKTRPLARILEAHAAGLSVFGENYVQEAEEKIPGLPGAEWHLIGRLQGNKVRRAVALFSWIQTVDSARRLREISRCAAESGKTARVLIEVNVGGEGSKAGAAPGDLRAILDASAGLPGVRVEGFMAIPPFSADPEGSRPHFARLRELRDTLTREIPGAALGELSMGMSNDFEQAIGEGATMVRVGTAIFGSRQGRG
- a CDS encoding YggT family protein — its product is MFVARNLVDALATIIDYALWAYMWAFILRAVLSWVRPDPYNPIVRGLYAVTEPVLSRLRRKLPLFAGSIDFAPMVAILVIIFLQRFVVRTLFDLALRMP